GGTTGTATCACCGAAGGACGCAGGGGAGAAAAACTCTCTCCTTTCCAATCGCTTGTTCAAGCAGGAGCAATAGCCTTATCGGATGATGGCAATTGCGTGCAAAATAGCCGCATGATGTATCTAGCAATGGAATTTGCTTCGATCCTCAATGTTCCTATTCTTGATCACTGTGAAGATACGGCTCTATCTAATGGTGGGGTAATGAACGAAGGGTATTGGAGTACTCTTTTGGGATTACCGGGTTGGCCAAGCGTAGCAGAGGAGATAATGGTTAGCCGCGATATCCTTCTTTGTGAAAAGACCCAAGCTCGTATCCATTTACAGCATCTGACCACCGAGGGTTCTGTAAGATTACTCCGGGAAGCAAAAAAAAGGGGGATACCGATTAGTGCTGAAGTTTGCCCTCATCACATAGCCTTGACTGAGTCGGCACTGAGAGATTATGACACCCGGTTCAAGATGAATCCGCCCTTGAGAGGACAAAAAGACAGGGAGGCTTTAATCGAGGCTATAGTAGATGGAACAATCGAGGTGATTGCTTCAGATCATGCTCCTCATACTGTCTTTGAAAAGGAGGTGGAGTTTGAAAAGGCTCCTTTCGGGGTGGTTGGACTTGAGACTCTCTTGGCTGTCTGTCTTAAGGAACTTTATTTCTCGAAGAAAATGAGCTTACTCGATCTGTTTAGCCGGTTGACCCTAGGTCCAAGCCGAGTTCTTGGCCTTCCACAGCCTTCTTTAGATTATGGATCTTCAGCTGATCTTATTCTACTGGATCTTGGAGCGGAATGGACAGTAGAAGCTAGCCAGTTTTTATCCAAGGGAAGAAATACACCTTTTGAGGGCTTGTCATTGAAAGGAAAAGTAGTCTTGACGATGGTGGAGGGGCAGATCGTTTGGAAAATGGAAGGAAAGGATCTGGTTGTGAAATAGGTTCTTGTGATCAATTTGTTCTATATTGTTTTTTGTAAGTCTGTTTATTTTTATAACCAATTATTTTTTAATCCCACTCATTTAAAAATTGCCTCTAAGTTAAAAATCTGCACTTTTTAAAAATAAAAAAAGGGGGGAAGGTCCTTACCCTGATCAAATGAAAAAATACCCTAGGAAAGCTTTCTTAATTCTTGAAGATGGCACCGTTTTTGAAGGTGAATCCTTTGGAGCGGAAGGCACAGTCGTTGGGGAAGTCTGCTTTAATACTTCAATGACTGGTTATCAAGAGATACTGACTGATCCCTCTTATAGAGGTCAAATTGTTTGCCTGACTTATCCTGAAATTGGTAATTATGGCATAAATCCTTTTGACCATCAATCCCGGGCTATTCAGGTTTCTGGCTTAGTCATTCGATCCCTCTCACCTGTAGCGAGTAACTGGAGAAGTTTTTGGAGTCTTCCCGATTTCTTAAAAAATGAAGGGGTGATGGGAATACAAAAAGTGGATACTCGCAGGCTGACCCTGCATCTAAGGGAAGCAGGGGTTCTTAGGGGGGTATTGACAACCGAAGACATGGAAAGAAAGGATGCCATGAAATTAGCCCATGGGTGGGATTATTCAAAGATAGATTTTATAGCTGAGCTGACTACTCCTCGGATGTATAGATGGAATGAAGAAGAGCTCTTTAATCCCATCATAGAACAAATGGCTAAAGCAAATCCATTAACCGAAGGAAAAAAAGAGTTGATTAGAAAGTGGAGAGAAAAGCTAAAGCAGCAAGCTCAACCTTCTTATCGACTCGCAGTTTTAGATTTTGGTGTTAAATTTTCTACCCTGCGTTTTTTGCGCCAGCAGGGATTTGATTTATACGTTTTCCCGGCCTATGCGTCTTCGCAAGCGGTTTTGGATATTGATCCCGATGGAATCTTTTTATCCAATGGCCCAGGTGATCCAGCCTTATTTAAAAAATTACATGCTCAAATAAAACCTCTCTTAGGTAAAAAACCTATTTTTGGAATATGCTTAGGTCATCAGCTCCTGGCTATTGCCCTTGGAGCACAAACTTTCAAATTGCGATTTGGGCATCGTGGAGCTAACCATCCTGTAAAAAATCTTTTTGATTCAACGATTAAAATTACTTCCCAGAATCATGGGTATGCAGTGAGTGCTGACACTCTGCCAGAAGGACTTAAAGTCAGTGAAATTAATCTTAGTGATGGGACTATAGAAGGTTTTGTTCATGAATCTTTCCCGCTTTTTTCTGTCCAGTACCATCCTGAAGCTTCTCCGGGACCTCACGATGCTTTAAGTTATTTTGAATTTTTTTTCAATAAAGTTAAGGGAAATAAAACCTGAAGATAACTTGTTAAGATGCCACTGAAATGCCATAACCTTGGTCAGCTTCTAAGCTCAGCTGTGGAGTTGGATGAAGAGCAAGCCCATGACACAGTAGAGTTTCTTTTGGATCCCTCTGTGAGTGATCTTGAAAAAGAGAATTTTTTGCTGTTTCTTTCCAAACGTGGTCTCACTGCAGATGAACTGGCTTTTTTTGCAAAAGGGTTTTTGCAAAAAAGTGTTAAACTTCCTTTTCAAGAAAGCTGGAAAGATCAACCTCTCTTTGATTGTTGTGGTTCGGGAGGGGGAGGACTGAGCCTTTTTAATGTTTCAACAGCGATTGCTTTTGTCCTTTCCACGCTGGGAGTTCCCGTTGTCAAACATGGGAATAGAGGCATAACCAAAGTTTCAGGAAGTGCAGATGTACTTGAAAAACTGGGTATAGCCTACAGGCTTCCCCCCGAAGGTCTTTATAGCTCTTTGATGGAACTGGGGTTTGCTTTTATTTTTGCCCCGGATTACCATCCCTGTTTTGCTCGACTTGCACCGGTAAGGAAAAAGCTAGCTGAAAAGAAAGTTCAAACTCTATTTCATTTCCTTGGACCGTTACTTAATCCAGCCAGGCCTAAAACCCAGCTTACGGGTGTTTTTAAAGAAGAACATATCGATCTTTTCGAGGGGGCTTTTCGCCGTTTAGGGGTTGAAAAACCGGTTGTTGTGTATGGTGTCGATGAACAATATAACCCAATAGGTGAGATCGGAGTTGAAGGACGGGGGAAAGCTAGGGGTCTTTCTCTAGAAACACTTAGGCCAATTTTAACTAAGAATGCTATCCAAAGGGGTTATTTCTCTGGATCTATTAATGATGTCATTGTAGATTGTGCCCTGGAGAGTGCCAGCTTAATCGAAGCTATTTTTAAAGGTGAAATCAAAGGGTATGCTCGGGGGCTTGTTGTAGCTAATTCTTTTTTGGGACTTTTAAGTTGGGGTTGGGATGGACGGCTTGAAGATGCCCTTGAGTCTATTGAACAGGCGATAGATTCGGGAATGGTTTATAAAAAATTGACTCAAGCAAGGCGGTTCGCATTGGGTTGGAGAAAAGAATGTCCTTGAAGGAGGAAAGACAAATTAAGTGGGTAGTCAAAGAAAGCTAACATAAATCTTTTTTTTATTTTTTCGAATAGAATCCCAAAATCGTAAAAAGATCGGATCTCAATGAGCTGTTTTTTCATTCCTAATAAAAATTCTCTCTTGAGCCTTTTTTCTTCCTTTTTTAGAAGACCCTCTTCTTTGTTTATTTTGAGAAAAGGGCTCTATTTTATTCTATTGTTTTCTTTTCCTGTTCTTTCTGTTCAATCTCAAAATAGCAAGCTTTACCAAGCCGAAGACGAACCGACTGTTTTAGTCGTTAAAAAGGTCATGCCTGCTGTCGTCAATATCAGTTCGGAAAGAATAGTGCAAAAGAGGGTGCAAGATCCCTTCGATCTTTTTTTTGGCCGCTATTACAGCTATAAGGAAAAGGTCAAAAGCCTAGGCTCAGGGGTTATTGTCAGTGCCGAAGGTTACATTATTACCTGTGCACATGTCGTTGAACGGTCGATCGATCGCAAGGTTCAAGTTACATTAAATGAAAGGAAAACCGCTATTGAAGCTAAAATTTTAGCGGTAGATCCCTCTGCCGATCTGGCTCTTTTAAAAATGGACTCGAAGACGGCTTTCCCTTTCTTAGACATTCAAAATGTTTCTCCCACCTTGCTTGGGCAAACCGTTATTGTTCTGGGAAACCCAGTGGGCTATCAAAATAGTGTCTCCAAGGGAATATTAAGCGCTATGAATAGAACGATCGAAACAGAGAACGGTAAAATAGAAGGGTTACTCCAAACAGATGCAGCGATTAATCCAGGGAATAGCGGAGGACCAATAGTGGATATTTCTGGAAAATTTGTAGGTATTAGTTCAGCAAAATTTGCAGGAGAAGCGATTGAAGGGATAGGATTTGCTATTCCGGCTAGAAAGGTGAATATTTTTTATCGAGACGCTTTAGCTGAACTTAAAGGGGGATCTACTAATCCGACAAAGTTCAATATTGAAGAGTTATTAGCAAAAAAGTTTGGATTGCATGTGCAAGAAATCAACCAGGATTTAGCTGAAGCTTTCCGCGTACAGGAAGGAATGGGACTTTTAGTATCGGATGTAGATCCCAATGGACCAGCAGCTAAGGCAGGAATTAAATCTGGAATGATTATTTTAGGTATTGGGAATCGGCGAATTGATGAACTGGAGTTTTATCCTCAACTCTTAAAAGATATTAAAAGTGGCGAAGGAGTGCTTATGACCGTTATGGTGATTAGAGAAAGCCAAGGTTTTTTTCTTAGTCAAACTTCGACAGTAGAGGTGTTTGCACGATAGATTTTTGCTATTCGAAATTAGAGAGAAAACAGTGTATTTTTTCCATAGTATATCTTAAAGAATAAAAGGAGCCCTTTTCTCTTTTTTTTGAGAATAAGGAAGGGAAGGAAAAGTGTATGATTAAGCAGTTACTTCAGAAGGTATTTGGTTCGAAAAACGAAAGAGAGTTGAGCAGGCTCTGGCCCATTGTGCGAAAAATAAATGAGCTTGAAAAAGAGCTTTTTGTACTTTCCGACGAAGATCTAGCCCAGAAAACTTTCGAATTTAAAAAACGGATTGCTGGTGGTGAAAGCCTGGATGACCTGCTTCCGGAAGCTTTTGCCGTCGTTAAGCATGTTTGCCGAAGATTTAAAGAAAGCTCTAAAGTTATCATCGTTCGTGGTCATCCAGTCGTCTGGGACATGGTTCCTTTCGATGTCCAACTCCTTGGTGGAATTGTCCTTCACATGGGAAAAATTGCTGAAATGGCTACGGGTGAAGGAAAAACACTGGTAGCTACTCTTCCTGTTTATTTGAATGCCCTTCTTGGTAATGGGGTGCATGTCGTAACGGTTAATGATTATCTTGCTGCCAGAGACAGTGAATGGATGGGGGAGATCTACAAATTTTTGCAATTGAGCGTGGGTTGTTTGCAACAAGGACAATCCTATGAAGAACGTCGGGCTCAATATGCTTGTGATATTACTTATGGGACAAACAGCGAATTTGGCTTCGATTATCTGCGAGATAATAGCATAGCGACTCAAAAGGAAGAAAAAGTCCAGAGAGGTCATTTCTATGCGATTATCGATGAAGTCGACAGTATTTTGATCGACGAAGCCCGTACACCCTTGATCATATCCGGTCCTGCAACGGTGGCTACGAACCAGGAATACGAACGCTACAATCCACAAGTAAGCCGGCTTGTACAACAACAGGTTATCGAATGTGCCCGAATGGCCGAAGAAATTCAAGGATTGCTTAAGGATAAAACCGCTAACAGGGAGAAGATCGGCAGGCTTCTTTTCAAGATCAAATTGGGGATGCCAAGGAACAAGCAATTAATGAAATTGCTCGAAGATCCCGAAACAAGAAGGTTCATGGATGATGCTGAACTTTCTTTATACCAGGATTCTCGCAGGACCGAACTTTATGCTCTAAAAGAAGAGCTGCTTTTTTCAATTGATGAAAAAAATAACGAGGTGGACATCAGCGAAAGGGGAAGAAAGTATCTTAACCCTGGAGATCCCGATTATTTCGCCCCTCCTGACTTGGTCGCCCTTTTTGACGAGCTTGAAAGAAATCCAGGGTTAGATCCCCGGGAAAAAGAAAAAATTAGGCTTCAAGCACAACAAAAATATGAAGAAGCCACCGAACGAATTCATTGTGTTTCTCAATTACTCCGTGCTTATTGCCTCTACGAAAAAGATGTTCATTATGTCGTCCAGGATAACAAGGTCATTATTGTTGATGAATTTACGGGTAGGTTGATGCCGGGAAGAAGATGGAGTGAAGGATTACACCAAGCGATCGAGTGCAAGGAAGGAGTTCATATTGACCGGGAAACCCAGACTTTAGCTACCATAACCATTCAGAATTATTTCAGGCTTTACAAAAAACTCGCTGGAATGACTGGTACGGCAGCCACTGAAGCCAATGAATTCCACGATATATACAAGCTTGACGTGGTCGAGATTCCTACCAACAAACCGTGCAGAAGAATAGACTACGAAGATACTATTTTCAAAACCCGGCGAGCCAAATACCAGAACATTGTACAGAAGATTAAAGAACTCCATGCCAAGGGACAACCTGTTCTTGTAGGAACCATTTCTGTTGAGGCCTCTGAACTATTAAGCCGAATGTTGAAAAGGGAAAATATTCCCCATAACGTACTGAATGCGAAACATCATCAACAAGAAGCTGAAATCATAGCTCGAGCCGGGTATCGGGGTGCTGTAACCATTGCAACCAACATGGCAGGAAGAGGAACAGACATAAAATTGGGGCAAGGAGTTGCTGAATTAGGAGGATTATTTGTACTGGGAACCGAAAGACATGAGGCACGAAGGATTGATCTGCAATTGAGAGGTAGGTGTGCTCGGCAAGGAGATCCAGGAGTTTCGAAATTTTACATTTCTCTTGAAGATGACTTGATGAGAAATTTTGGGGATTCCCGTAAAATCAGTTCTCTTTTAACCAAGATGGGAATGAAAGAAGATGAGGAGTTGGAACATCCATGGTTGACCAAAGCGGTAGCTACAGCCCAGAAACGGGTAGAACAAAGAAACTACATGATTCGCAAGCATACCCTTCAATACGATGATGTGCTTAACTTGCAGAGAGAAGTCGTTTACGGCTACCGCAACGAGGTTTTGGAAACGGATAATCCCAGGGAAGAAATATTTTCTGCTGTCCAGGAAGTCATAGATAGAGAGGTTAAGAATAGACTGTCTAATGGAGAAAATGCAGATTACCTAGGGCTTGTCCATTGGGTTAACCAACTTTTCCCGATAGCTCTGAGAGAAGATGAGATAGAAAAGATCGGTTCTGCTGAAGAGATAATCGATTATATTTTACAAAAGGTAAAGAAAGCTTACGAGTTAAAGATTAAATTTGAAGATACCCAGGACCTGGTTTCTCTTGAAAGATACATTATTCTTTCGGCCATTGATAAGCTATGGCAAGAGCATCTTTATTCGATGGACGGACTTCGGGCAAGCATTGGTTTAAGGGCTTATGGACAGAAAGATCCTTTGATTGAATATAAACAGGAAGCCTATAGCCTTTTTGAGGATCTTATGAACCGGATCAAAAAAGAGATAGCCCATAATGTTTTTCGGTCCGCATCGAATGTTTTAGCCTTTGAACAGTTTCTTACTTCATTGAATCGAAGTGAACAACAAGTCGATCCACTTGCTAGAGTTCAACCCCCTATGCATGAGGAAGACGGAGAAGATGGTCGTGAAAAAAAATCAACCAAAGTGAGCCTTCCTGTAAGAAGATCCGGACCAAAAATGGGAAGAAACGATCCTTGTCCGTTAGATCCAACAAAAAAATTCAAGAATTGTTGCGGTGCTCAGGGAGCCAAATGTTGTTTAAAAATTGCCATGGATTTTCCCTATCCTGAAGAAAGACACAAAAAGGCTAAGTAATAGCTTTTTTTGTTTTCAATAAGGATCCTGTTCATGAGAATTGAATTGATCAATACGGGTACAGAGATCTTGCAGGGACAAAAAACTAATACCCATTTGGCGTTTTTGGCTCATGAACTTTTTCTGCTAGGAGAAAAGCTTACTTTACAGATTGCGGCCAGGGATAGCAAGGATCTGGTCGAGATCATTAGAGAAGCCTTTTACCGATCTCAACTTACAATCGTCACTGGAGGGTTGGGCCCAACCTCTGATGATATGACTAGGGAAGCGGTAGCTGAAGCACTACGTATGCCTTTAATTTTTCATCCTCAGCTGTTTCAAAAAGTTAAGTCTTTCTATGATGGCGCTGGAATAGCTGCACCCAGTTGGGCTATCCAAAAACAATCCCTTTTCTTAGAGGGCTCTCTCATTTTGGAAAATGATCATGGATCAGCCGCTGGATCGATTATCGAAAAGGAAGGCCGGCTCCTTATTATGCTTCCTGGACCACCTCGGGAGCTGGAACCGATGTGGAAAAACCATGTTGTTCCATGGTGGAAATCTCGATTTGAGTTAAGAAAACCTTTTACGACGATCTGTAAAATTGTTGGGTTAGCTGAATCGGTCATCCAGCAAAGGGTTGAGTCCAAGCTTAAAAGCTTAGGAGTCGAAGAGATAGGTTATTGCGAAAGCCCAGGAGAGGTTGCCCTCCGTTTATTATTTAAAGACAAAGAGATATTGACGAAAGCCAGGGATCTTATGACTGAAACCTTTGGTAGCGATTTATATGCCTTGGAGGATAAATCCCTTGAAGAAGTAGTCATAGAAAAGGCAACGTCAAAAAAGGTGAAGATTGCTACGGCTGAGTCTTGTACGGGAGGATTAATAAGCAGCAGGCTTACCGATGTTCCAGGGAGTTCAGCGACTTTTATCTACGGTTGGGTTACTTATTCTAATGAAGCAAAAATCACTCAACTTAAAGTCGATAAAAGTTTAATCAGTTCAGTCGGTGCCGTAAGTAAAGAGGTCGCCGAAGCGATGGCCTCGGGAGCCCTGGAAATCAGTGGGGCTGACCTTTCCTTGGCCGTGACGGGCATTGCAGGCCCCCAAGGTGGAAGTCCTGAAAAACCGGTAGGGCTGGTGTGGGTAGCTATACAAAGAAAAGGATCAAAACCTATTGCTTATGAACGATTTTTCCCTTCCGATCGACTTACCTTTAAACGTTTGGTCTCTCAATTTGGTATAGACTTATTAAGGAGGATGATAACAGGCAAAGATTTGCCTAAATGTTAAGTAAATTAAAAGTTGCATTAAATTATTTTTTATTGATTTTATATAGACGTGGCTGCTGTAATTCTTAATTTATTTCGGATACAGTTTCCCGATGTTTCCAAGGCTGATCCTGATGGCTTGGTCGCGGTGGGAGGGGATTTATCCGTTTCAAGGCTTCTTGCGGGTTACCGATCGGGAATATTCCCCTGGACAGATAGACCCTTAACATGGTGGTCACCTGATCCACGAGCGATTTTCGAGATAGAGCTCTTTAAGGCTCCAAGGCGACTTGCCCAGAAAATCAGGCAGGGAAAGTTTCAGTTTACTATTAACCAATGTTTTACTGAAGTCATCAAAAATTGTGCTAAACCCGCTCCCGGTAGAGAACATACCTGGATTAGCCCCCGGTTTATCAAAGCCTATACTGATCTTCATCGTTTTGGTTATGCCCATAGTGTTGAAGTATGGTCAAAAGGGATGTTGGTAGGGGGATTGTATGGGGTTGCCATTGGTGGTTTCTTTGCGGGTGAGTCGATGTTTCATAAAATGACCGATGCTTCTAAGGCGGCTTTGGCTTTTACAATAGCTCATTTAAAGGAAAGAGGTTTTGTTCTTTTTGATACCCAGGTAGCTACACCTGTAACCCGCTTAATGGGGGCTGTAGATATTCCGCGTTGTGAATATCTCCAAAGATTAGCTCGGGCATTAAAAGTTTCAGCCAGTTTTATTTGAATCTTGTTTGAAACTTTTTCTTGTCATTGATTAAAAAAAAATTAAAAGTCGATTGTTCCGGTTCGTTTTGCGGGTTACAATGAATCAGAAAGCACGAGACGGGTTTTTTTTCTTTTCCGGCTTTATTTGCAAAAGGATATTAAATCTTTCCTCAAAGATTCATATCGATGGGCTAGATCGAATACCCCTAAATGGAGGCTGTTTACTTGTTTCTAACCATATAAGCCATTTTGATCCCATTATCTTAGGAATGCACGCGCCACGACCCATCGATTATGTTGCTGATGGAAAGCTTTTTAACGATCTTGTTCTTTGCCAGATCTTAACCAATCTGAACGTTATTCCTGTGGATAGGGAACGGATGGATCCTAAGGCTGCAAAATCCATTGTCAGCAGGTTGAAAGCGGGAAGACTTGTAGGACTGTTCCCGGAAAGAGGAATTAGACATGGAAAGAATTCTATTTTACTTGGAGCTAGTTTATCTTTTAGCCCTGCAATCTTGTCTCAACTCTCCCAATGTCCAATTTTGCCAGTGGTCATCATAGGCTCAGATCTTCTCTATCAACCTAAGACATGGTTTTATAAACCAAGAATTTTTGTGAAATTTGGAGAACTTATTTTTCCAGAAAGAACAGAAAAAAGAGCCGAGTTAACAAAGCGAATCCATGATAGTCTGCTTTTGTATTTTTGGCAGCTTGTTAAACAACACAACATTGAACCTTTTGAATGGCCTTGTTCAGCTCAACAAAGATGGAAAGAAAATCCACGTCGTATCCGGTAAAGATTTAAAGATAATGAAAATGTCAAAGGATAACCGCCGTAGTTGTTTCTACCCCTATTTTGGGTAACCATGGTTAATATCTTTTGTGACGACGAAGCTTATGGGCGGATTTGCAGCAGCTCAACAACAGGACCACAAAAGGAATAAGGATAGAGCGGCTAGCTCTGCATCTGGGCGTCAAAATCAACTGATCAAGACTAGAGGAGTCTTACATGCCGTTATCTCTTGATTTTGAAGGTAAGATTATCACGGTCCGGTTAAGCAAATGGGACTGACCGAGTGGCTCAAAATGCTTGAAAAGAAAGCGATCACAAAGCAAAAAAAAACTGGGACCTGTCGGTTGAGAAGCTTTCACAAGACGGCTAGACATCTATCCATCCAAGAACGCGAAGTAGGTGTCAGCTGGACTTTGCCGGAGGTAATTTCAGAGTATAAATCATCGGTAAAACCGCCCAAGCTCAATGAGGCTTTGGGCTAGAAAGAGCATGGTTGTCTTCCAAAGCGTGATCAGTGGTTTCTTCTGCGATCAGCGAAAGAGCTGTATCAATGACTTGAGTGTGGGCTTTAATTCTCTTCTCGATGTCCCATTCTGAAGGGGTTTCTATTGTATATATTCTTTTGCATTTGAATTGAAAATAGAGATAAACTGCCTCAGGATATCCTATTTTTTCAAAACGACTTTTCTGTAAGGGACGAGAAAGAACCCCGCCGTCATGTTTCCTTCCTTCTATTTTAGGTCGACTATCTATCAAGAATGTTTTTGATACTTCATCCAGAATTTTTCTTCCTAGTTGAAGGTTGGATGGAATTTCGTAGAGGTAAATTCCATGGGCGTCATAGTCTTCATGAAGGAGTAGGCAGAGATCAAAAGGTTGTTGGGCTTCTAGAAATGACCGGATTTCCTTGATAGGAGAGAGATTCACATTCTGAAAGGATCTGTTAAGATCAACTCCGTGTTCGTTAAGTCGACTGTTATGTTTCAACCCCCAAGGGTTAATCAAGGGAATAAGGGTAAAATGGTAAGAAAAAAGGAGGGAAGGCCGAAAATTTTCTAGCCATTGAATAAGAGCAAGGACTCCTGCAGGCTCATCTCCGTGTATTCCAGCGGAAATATAGACACGTTTAACGGCTGTAGAGCGGACGGAGCAGGGGGGAGAATAAAAAGCTTCGACTGGAAGCGATCTTGTGACAGTGCAGAGCAGTTTTCTTTTCCATCCCAATCCCTTGGCAATCTGCGCCATCTTTTTATGCACCCATAGAGGATCATGAAAGGCTACGGTCATAGTCGTCGGATTAGCTTTTCTTAAAATATATTGTTGAGTTTGATAGAAAAAAAGTTGATTGGCAATAACGATAAGATGAAAGTAAGGCCAATAAATAATTTAGGGTCCTGTTCATGAGGATCAAAAAAGGTTAGATCAACTAAGTTACGTAGCGGTCAAGCTCATTGAAAAATGCCCTTTAAGGGTATTTCTCCTTGGCTTTTTGCCAAAGCTTGTCGAGATCCTTGGAAGCTTCTGGATAACTGTCATTTTTCAATTCTTGTTCAATAAACCGACATCTTTTTTCGAAGATCAGGGAAGATTCAGCGAGGGCCTCTTCGGGATCAATTCCAAGTAGCCTTGAAAAGTTTACCACCGAAAAGAGGAGATCACCGATTTCTTTTTTAATCTTTTCTTCGTTTTTTTCTTTGCAAGCTTCTTGGATTTCACTGAGTTCTTCTTGAATTTTTGAAAGAGGGCCTTGAGAATCTTTCCAGTCTAAGTTGATTTTTGAAGCCTTGGACTGCAGTTTCATCGCTTTTATTAATGCGGGAAGATATATGGGTATA
The DNA window shown above is from Methylacidiphilum caldifontis and carries:
- the aat gene encoding leucyl/phenylalanyl-tRNA--protein transferase, with protein sequence MAAVILNLFRIQFPDVSKADPDGLVAVGGDLSVSRLLAGYRSGIFPWTDRPLTWWSPDPRAIFEIELFKAPRRLAQKIRQGKFQFTINQCFTEVIKNCAKPAPGREHTWISPRFIKAYTDLHRFGYAHSVEVWSKGMLVGGLYGVAIGGFFAGESMFHKMTDASKAALAFTIAHLKERGFVLFDTQVATPVTRLMGAVDIPRCEYLQRLARALKVSASFI
- a CDS encoding M14 family metallopeptidase, which encodes MTVAFHDPLWVHKKMAQIAKGLGWKRKLLCTVTRSLPVEAFYSPPCSVRSTAVKRVYISAGIHGDEPAGVLALIQWLENFRPSLLFSYHFTLIPLINPWGLKHNSRLNEHGVDLNRSFQNVNLSPIKEIRSFLEAQQPFDLCLLLHEDYDAHGIYLYEIPSNLQLGRKILDEVSKTFLIDSRPKIEGRKHDGGVLSRPLQKSRFEKIGYPEAVYLYFQFKCKRIYTIETPSEWDIEKRIKAHTQVIDTALSLIAEETTDHALEDNHALSSPKPH
- a CDS encoding lysophospholipid acyltransferase family protein, which gives rise to MNQKARDGFFFFSGFICKRILNLSSKIHIDGLDRIPLNGGCLLVSNHISHFDPIILGMHAPRPIDYVADGKLFNDLVLCQILTNLNVIPVDRERMDPKAAKSIVSRLKAGRLVGLFPERGIRHGKNSILLGASLSFSPAILSQLSQCPILPVVIIGSDLLYQPKTWFYKPRIFVKFGELIFPERTEKRAELTKRIHDSLLLYFWQLVKQHNIEPFEWPCSAQQRWKENPRRIR
- the mazG gene encoding nucleoside triphosphate pyrophosphohydrolase, which codes for MTILRSPQGCPWDREQTHRSLKTKLIEECYELLEAIDQEDQFSMKEELADILLHVLFHAQIAQEEGNFSFWDVLDYLSAKLIRRHPHVFGSQSASTTDEVYKNWEKIKKEEKPDRESLFDGIPIYLPALIKAMKLQSKASKINLDWKDSQGPLSKIQEELSEIQEACKEKNEEKIKKEIGDLLFSVVNFSRLLGIDPEEALAESSLIFEKRCRFIEQELKNDSYPEASKDLDKLWQKAKEKYP